One genomic segment of Desulfocapsa sulfexigens DSM 10523 includes these proteins:
- a CDS encoding hydrogenase maturation nickel metallochaperone HypA/HybF: MHEMSLVQGLLAQLNELAREHGKEKVISVSMEIGPLSGVVIDSFQFGFDILAKDDALTREAKLIIESPPAIYRCFGCGREVEALQRPERCSECSETLFSPQGGDGLILRQVEME; encoded by the coding sequence ATGCATGAGATGTCTCTAGTTCAGGGCTTGCTGGCTCAGCTCAATGAACTTGCACGGGAGCATGGAAAGGAAAAAGTGATCAGCGTCTCTATGGAGATTGGTCCCCTTTCCGGGGTGGTAATAGATTCATTTCAGTTTGGTTTTGATATTCTGGCTAAAGATGATGCGTTAACCAGAGAGGCTAAATTGATCATAGAAAGCCCGCCAGCCATATACAGGTGTTTCGGTTGCGGAAGAGAGGTAGAGGCGTTACAGAGGCCAGAGAGGTGTTCTGAATGCTCGGAGACTCTGTTTTCACCACAGGGCGGAGATGGCCTTATTCTCCGTCAGGTAGAGATGGAATAA
- the hypB gene encoding hydrogenase nickel incorporation protein HypB, translating into MCDACGCDLKPEHTHDSKVVEVHQSLLAANTAMAVKNREHIEKMGAVAINMISSPGSGKTTLLEKTIEAIGDTIRIGVIEGDIETDRDAERIRAKGVPVVQLTTGGACHLDAAQVHKGIHLLEKEEGGAELDILFIENVGNLVCPATFDLGEHHRLVLVSVPEGPDKPAKYPKAFHSSQVFIISKTDLLPYFDFPVEEAKAEALQLNPNLQVMALSATSGEGFDQWLDYLREVCRKRQ; encoded by the coding sequence ATGTGTGATGCATGCGGATGTGACCTGAAACCTGAACATACTCACGACTCCAAGGTGGTCGAAGTTCACCAGAGTCTTCTTGCTGCTAATACTGCCATGGCGGTAAAGAACAGAGAACATATCGAAAAAATGGGCGCTGTAGCTATCAATATGATATCAAGCCCTGGTTCCGGAAAGACAACTCTTCTGGAAAAAACCATTGAAGCCATTGGCGATACGATTCGAATCGGAGTGATTGAGGGAGATATTGAAACAGACAGGGATGCGGAACGTATCAGGGCCAAAGGGGTTCCAGTTGTCCAGCTCACCACGGGGGGTGCCTGCCATCTGGATGCCGCTCAGGTTCATAAAGGTATACATCTTTTGGAGAAAGAGGAGGGTGGTGCAGAACTTGATATCCTCTTTATAGAGAATGTCGGTAATCTGGTCTGTCCAGCTACCTTTGATCTTGGCGAACATCATCGTCTTGTTCTGGTGTCTGTCCCAGAGGGGCCCGATAAGCCGGCCAAATATCCAAAAGCATTCCATAGTTCCCAGGTTTTTATTATTTCAAAAACAGACCTGCTGCCCTATTTTGATTTCCCCGTCGAGGAGGCAAAAGCGGAGGCGCTGCAACTGAATCCCAATTTGCAGGTTATGGCTCTTTCTGCCACCAGTGGTGAGGGGTTTGATCAATGGCTCGATTATTTGAGGGAGGTCTGCCGAAAGCGTCAGTAA
- the hemC gene encoding hydroxymethylbilane synthase: MTTINIGSRKSKLAMWQTDTVAGMLQDSGLKTNISSMETKGDKILDVSIAKIGSKGVFTEELEDQLRSGVTDIAVHSAKDMQSILPENFELIAFTDREQSNDVLVSRNKDIDLNDTAGTIRIGTSSVRRIALLKHFYPHIETVEMRGNLQTRIKKMDAGACDALMLAYAGVKRMEYEDLIVKIFSVDKFIPPVGQGCIAIESATTINPEKRQKIRACLNNPDSESCLLAERAYLRTMEGGCSIPAFGLAVLDGNELILRGGLASLDGRTVLVKTEQGPREQAEAIGERLGNYILDHGGRKILADIKHIQG, from the coding sequence ATGACTACAATAAATATAGGATCACGAAAAAGTAAACTTGCAATGTGGCAGACAGACACTGTTGCCGGAATGCTTCAAGACAGTGGTTTGAAAACAAATATCAGTTCCATGGAGACCAAGGGAGATAAGATCCTCGATGTATCCATTGCAAAAATTGGCAGCAAAGGCGTTTTCACCGAAGAACTTGAAGACCAGTTGAGAAGTGGAGTTACTGATATTGCCGTCCACAGTGCCAAGGATATGCAATCCATACTCCCTGAAAATTTTGAACTGATAGCATTTACTGACCGAGAGCAATCTAACGATGTCCTGGTTTCTCGTAACAAAGATATTGATCTAAACGATACTGCTGGCACCATCCGAATAGGTACTTCATCTGTTCGCCGGATTGCCCTGCTCAAACATTTTTATCCCCATATTGAAACCGTGGAAATGCGTGGAAATCTGCAAACCAGAATAAAAAAAATGGACGCAGGGGCTTGTGATGCACTTATGCTTGCCTATGCTGGTGTCAAGCGTATGGAATATGAAGATCTGATAGTGAAGATATTTTCAGTTGACAAGTTTATCCCCCCGGTTGGACAGGGCTGTATTGCCATCGAGTCAGCAACAACCATTAATCCTGAAAAACGTCAAAAAATCCGAGCTTGCCTGAACAACCCCGATTCTGAATCCTGTCTTCTTGCAGAACGGGCATACCTGCGAACAATGGAAGGTGGCTGTTCAATTCCCGCATTCGGCCTTGCAGTACTTGATGGAAATGAGCTTATACTGCGCGGTGGTCTGGCAAGTCTTGACGGCAGGACAGTCCTTGTCAAAACTGAGCAAGGTCCCAGGGAACAGGCGGAGGCAATTGGTGAACGCTTAGGAAACTATATTCTTGATCATGGTGGCAGGAAAATTCTTGCCGATATAAAACACATCCAGGGGTAA
- a CDS encoding endonuclease/exonuclease/phosphatase family protein — MRFLLYNIRYATGHGYGYHLPLPFAGFFKKTNVNLGEIVTFIRSVAPDVIALVEVDSGSYRSHKSCQVRSIARALDHFHVVETKYGGGSLANKVPVLNKQGNGLLTNQKIIKHHFHYFKEGVKRLVIEVELEEVVVFTVHLSLKYRHRQQQLEHLHRIIAQCVKPVIVAGDFNTFGGDREVQLFLAATGLENANLTGVPSHPSHAPKRNLDFILHSPEIIASNFSIPDIRLSDHAPLICDFSFPGDH; from the coding sequence ATGCGTTTCTTACTCTACAATATACGATATGCAACCGGGCATGGATACGGATACCACTTACCGTTACCATTTGCTGGATTTTTCAAAAAGACCAACGTTAATCTTGGAGAGATTGTCACATTTATTCGTTCCGTTGCTCCAGACGTCATCGCCCTGGTTGAGGTCGATTCCGGTTCCTATCGGTCACACAAGTCCTGTCAGGTTCGGTCCATCGCCCGGGCACTTGATCATTTCCATGTGGTGGAAACGAAATACGGTGGCGGTTCCCTTGCCAATAAGGTTCCGGTGCTCAATAAGCAGGGGAACGGGTTGCTCACAAACCAGAAAATTATTAAACATCATTTTCATTATTTTAAAGAAGGAGTGAAACGTCTGGTTATTGAGGTAGAATTGGAGGAAGTTGTCGTTTTTACGGTCCATCTCTCCCTGAAATATAGACACAGGCAGCAGCAGTTGGAACATTTACACCGTATTATTGCACAATGCGTAAAGCCGGTTATTGTCGCTGGAGATTTTAACACCTTTGGCGGTGATCGTGAGGTACAGCTTTTTCTGGCTGCCACTGGCCTTGAAAATGCCAATCTCACAGGGGTACCTTCACATCCCAGTCATGCTCCGAAGCGTAACCTCGATTTTATCCTTCATAGTCCTGAAATAATAGCTTCAAATTTTTCAATCCCGGATATACGACTCTCTGATCATGCGCCCTTAATCTGCGATTTCAGCTTCCCCGGCGACCATTGA
- a CDS encoding sensor histidine kinase — protein MSFVTSSCGISHSNRLIILLFFIILWLFVAICFGFYNLILKNNIQRQRITDIRSALDLYLNQKGSSLHLPHNLHGNLPDTIDYLHITRGEDQVFITANNSVAFNGFVDLDPLAEGAWVDIYHPEKTGDWILVSKRLPDGSMVQAAKNDKNTGLVVYRQSVSTSYLLVLLAAFPSLLLAFIFRALMLKPLKRLNTDIKHALKQKDGSLLRNTHHPQDLRSTYYLLEQTFSQNRQLITEMQSSLDNVAHDLRTPMTRLRAVAEYALQSDKDDPKRYRSALSDCLEESERVLSMLKIMMSVAEAEAGTIRLFPQKINLMEMLDDVMGLYQYVAEEEQITVSCTSSDRNIFIFADRTRISQVWANLLDNAIKYGHESGSVAINAKRVGANAVVQFCDDGMGISESESRRIWDRLYRGDRSRTRQGLGLGLNYVKAVVEAHGGKVTVRSAIREGSCFEVCLPLAPSMVAGEAEIAD, from the coding sequence ATGTCCTTCGTGACGAGTAGCTGTGGAATTTCACACTCTAACAGACTGATAATACTACTGTTTTTTATCATCCTGTGGCTTTTTGTCGCAATCTGTTTTGGTTTTTACAATCTTATTCTTAAAAACAACATACAACGGCAACGAATAACTGATATTCGTTCTGCGCTTGACCTCTACCTCAACCAAAAAGGTTCTTCGTTACATTTGCCACACAACCTTCATGGCAATCTCCCAGACACTATAGATTATCTTCATATTACCAGAGGTGAGGATCAAGTCTTTATCACTGCAAATAATTCTGTTGCCTTCAATGGATTCGTGGATCTCGATCCACTGGCCGAAGGAGCATGGGTTGACATCTACCATCCAGAAAAAACCGGTGATTGGATTCTGGTTTCCAAAAGACTTCCAGATGGGAGTATGGTTCAAGCTGCCAAAAATGACAAAAACACGGGACTGGTCGTCTATAGGCAGAGCGTGTCTACCTCATATCTGTTAGTTCTTCTCGCTGCCTTCCCTTCTCTCCTCCTGGCTTTCATCTTTAGAGCTCTAATGTTAAAACCTTTAAAAAGACTGAACACAGACATCAAACATGCTCTAAAGCAAAAGGATGGATCTCTCTTGAGAAACACGCATCATCCCCAGGATCTCAGAAGCACATATTACCTCCTCGAACAGACCTTTTCCCAAAATCGACAGCTTATAACCGAAATGCAATCCTCACTTGATAATGTGGCTCATGACTTGAGAACTCCCATGACAAGACTGCGAGCCGTTGCTGAATATGCGCTACAATCTGATAAAGATGACCCGAAACGCTACCGCAGTGCCCTCTCTGATTGCCTCGAAGAATCAGAAAGAGTCCTCTCTATGCTCAAAATTATGATGAGTGTGGCAGAAGCCGAGGCCGGCACCATACGTCTCTTTCCTCAGAAAATCAATCTCATGGAAATGCTTGATGATGTTATGGGGCTCTATCAATACGTGGCAGAGGAGGAGCAGATCACCGTTTCCTGTACCAGCAGTGATAGAAATATTTTTATTTTCGCCGACAGAACACGCATCAGTCAGGTTTGGGCCAACCTTCTCGACAACGCGATCAAGTATGGACACGAATCCGGGAGCGTTGCAATCAATGCCAAAAGAGTAGGCGCAAACGCCGTTGTCCAATTTTGTGACGATGGTATGGGAATTTCTGAAAGTGAAAGCAGACGCATATGGGATCGTCTATACCGTGGAGATCGCAGTCGAACCAGGCAGGGTCTGGGCCTGGGATTAAATTATGTCAAAGCAGTGGTAGAGGCCCATGGGGGAAAAGTGACGGTTAGGAGCGCAATCAGGGAAGGCTCCTGTTTTGAGGTATGTCTTCCATTAGCACCCTCAATGGTCGCCGGGGAAGCTGAAATCGCAGATTAA
- a CDS encoding winged helix-turn-helix domain-containing protein: MRLLVVEDDKKIASFLQKGLQEAGFSVDICHTGTDGLSLALTEPYGAAVIDIMLPGLDGLSLIEELRNKGIETPVLILSARQSVDDRIEGLQRGGDDYMIKPFSFNELLARIHALLRRGQKNVESGIITVGELQLDPLKREVKRKNTKIELPAKEYALLELMMRNPGRVLSKTSILEHIYDYSFDPQTNVIDVLVCRLRNSIDKNHTKKCIHTVRGMGYVLRDE, translated from the coding sequence ATGCGCCTCCTAGTAGTTGAAGATGACAAAAAAATAGCATCCTTCCTTCAGAAAGGGCTTCAGGAGGCAGGCTTCAGTGTGGATATATGCCATACCGGAACAGATGGCCTCTCGCTCGCCCTGACAGAGCCTTATGGAGCGGCAGTCATCGATATCATGCTGCCAGGCCTTGACGGACTCAGCCTTATTGAAGAACTAAGAAATAAGGGAATTGAAACACCGGTTCTTATCCTCAGCGCCAGACAATCTGTGGATGACCGCATTGAAGGGCTGCAGCGTGGAGGGGATGACTATATGATCAAACCCTTTTCCTTTAACGAGTTACTTGCCCGTATCCATGCATTGCTGCGTAGAGGCCAGAAAAATGTTGAATCTGGTATAATTACCGTTGGAGAGCTGCAACTCGACCCTCTTAAACGTGAAGTCAAACGCAAAAACACTAAAATCGAACTCCCTGCTAAAGAATATGCACTACTTGAGCTGATGATGCGCAATCCAGGGCGTGTTCTATCTAAAACTTCTATCCTTGAACATATTTACGACTATAGTTTCGATCCTCAAACCAATGTTATTGATGTCCTTGTCTGTCGCCTGCGTAACAGCATAGACAAAAATCACACAAAAAAATGCATACATACAGTACGAGGTATGGGCTATGTCCTTCGTGACGAGTAG
- a CDS encoding polyphenol oxidase family protein, translating to MIIQEAGNTVVIASTDRHNGVSFPPFHSSNISYSVGDDPLSVADNRKSLKKELSIPYILSATQIHGDMIFPGDTPLYDDVEVEGYDALMTNIPGIGLMIQQADCQAITLFDPTHSAIAAIHNGWKGSVLNITAKTVLAMQEHYGTSPADLLAYISPALGPCCAEFINHTTELPPSFLAFQIKKNYFDFWQISKMQLSASGLHEHNIEIAGQCTSCSANYFSYRRARRNGNGQTGRCATVICLR from the coding sequence ATGATTATCCAGGAAGCAGGTAACACAGTCGTTATAGCCAGCACCGATCGACACAATGGTGTCAGTTTCCCTCCATTCCATTCCAGTAATATCAGCTATAGTGTTGGTGACGATCCTCTCTCTGTTGCAGACAATCGCAAGAGCCTCAAGAAGGAACTCTCCATACCTTATATTCTCTCTGCCACGCAGATTCACGGAGATATGATCTTCCCTGGAGACACTCCCTTATATGATGATGTCGAAGTTGAAGGCTATGATGCATTGATGACAAATATCCCAGGAATCGGTCTTATGATACAACAGGCAGATTGTCAGGCGATAACACTCTTTGATCCGACCCACTCTGCTATTGCTGCCATTCATAATGGCTGGAAAGGCAGTGTCTTAAATATTACGGCCAAAACCGTCCTGGCAATGCAGGAGCACTACGGAACCTCTCCAGCCGATCTTCTGGCATACATCAGCCCCGCCCTTGGTCCCTGCTGCGCTGAATTTATAAACCACACAACCGAACTCCCCCCCTCCTTCCTTGCCTTCCAGATAAAAAAGAATTATTTTGACTTCTGGCAAATTTCCAAAATGCAACTTAGTGCTTCCGGCCTGCATGAACACAATATCGAAATAGCTGGTCAGTGCACCTCATGTTCAGCGAATTATTTTTCCTATCGCCGTGCCCGTCGCAATGGCAATGGCCAAACCGGTCGCTGTGCCACTGTGATTTGCCTTCGATAA
- a CDS encoding DUF3373 domain-containing protein, translating to MVKKFSMLALAGLIALPAVASASGGAKANDLERKIEELSMQLDQLKAQMAEGNGVSQDDFDDLAGTVGDLEDRSESWDLAARIKFYGDFRSRLDYYTATNASGADVSNDTSWTNRFRLNMRVKATENVEFKARLAMYKAWGSQGNIYGSGSNGNGQIFPNWDGNSTRTPSDNALRVDRAFVNWNNIGGVPIWFSIGRRPTTDGPPAQVRMGADERMATPVSYMDWPFDGISMGYAYRWGSEAMGTGRIRFCYGRGFEDGIELDTANVMDDMDFAGFSWDVMKKGNRFINLQSFLAMNVFNYPQFQDPVIDQMAGLPQDQGGFGPRVNVGNILHTTGVYQDKFGPVNIFAAAGWSQTDPDSSGMFNDYVGMMMGMTGPNTESENGYSTFVGARYDIDEIGLKLGLEWNWGSEHWIAMTGGHDDLYQSKLAARGNVYEIYGIYDLPTGEAISKYAKTFIRFGYQRYEYDYSGSMDWNMKPYDLDDAADVMALGMMGLDPVESADQIYLTFEAYF from the coding sequence ATGGTGAAAAAATTTTCCATGTTGGCTCTTGCTGGTCTTATCGCACTCCCTGCAGTAGCTTCTGCAAGTGGTGGAGCAAAAGCCAATGATCTGGAACGAAAAATCGAAGAGTTGAGCATGCAGTTAGACCAACTGAAAGCTCAGATGGCAGAAGGTAATGGCGTAAGTCAGGATGATTTTGATGATCTGGCTGGCACCGTTGGTGATCTTGAGGATCGTTCTGAGTCTTGGGATCTCGCTGCCCGCATTAAATTCTACGGCGACTTCCGCTCTCGCCTGGATTACTACACTGCGACAAATGCATCTGGAGCAGATGTCAGTAATGATACTTCCTGGACAAATCGTTTTCGTCTCAACATGCGCGTTAAAGCCACAGAAAACGTAGAGTTTAAAGCACGCCTTGCCATGTACAAAGCCTGGGGTTCTCAAGGTAACATTTACGGCTCTGGTTCCAACGGTAACGGCCAGATTTTCCCCAACTGGGATGGCAACTCTACCCGAACTCCTTCAGACAATGCCCTCCGTGTTGACCGGGCATTCGTTAACTGGAACAACATCGGCGGAGTACCCATCTGGTTCTCCATCGGTCGTCGTCCTACCACTGATGGTCCCCCTGCACAGGTTCGTATGGGTGCCGATGAGCGCATGGCTACCCCTGTGTCCTATATGGACTGGCCATTTGACGGAATCTCAATGGGCTACGCCTATCGCTGGGGTTCTGAAGCCATGGGAACAGGTCGTATCCGCTTCTGTTATGGACGTGGATTTGAAGATGGAATCGAGTTAGATACAGCAAACGTTATGGACGACATGGACTTTGCCGGATTTAGCTGGGATGTTATGAAAAAGGGAAATCGTTTCATCAACCTCCAGTCTTTCCTCGCAATGAACGTCTTCAACTATCCTCAGTTCCAGGATCCAGTCATCGACCAGATGGCAGGTCTCCCACAGGATCAGGGTGGTTTTGGCCCCCGTGTTAATGTTGGTAACATTCTTCACACCACAGGTGTCTACCAGGATAAATTCGGTCCTGTAAACATCTTCGCTGCTGCAGGATGGTCCCAGACCGATCCTGACTCAAGCGGAATGTTTAATGACTATGTTGGTATGATGATGGGTATGACCGGTCCTAATACCGAGAGCGAAAATGGTTATTCAACTTTCGTTGGTGCTCGTTATGACATCGATGAAATTGGTCTGAAACTTGGTCTTGAATGGAACTGGGGTTCTGAGCACTGGATTGCTATGACCGGTGGTCATGACGATCTGTATCAGTCTAAACTTGCAGCCCGTGGTAATGTCTATGAAATTTATGGCATTTACGATCTCCCCACCGGAGAGGCTATCTCCAAGTACGCCAAGACATTTATCCGTTTTGGTTACCAGCGTTACGAGTATGACTACTCCGGTTCAATGGATTGGAACATGAAACCATATGACCTGGATGATGCTGCTGATGTAATGGCACTGGGAATGATGGGACTTGATCCTGTTGAGTCCGCTGACCAGATTTACCTGACCTTCGAAGCCTACTTCTAG
- a CDS encoding GNAT family N-acetyltransferase, translated as MNFDPSGSQPACQIILATLSEVDRAFSDLKRDMNPDFVHVFLDKMQRYATKPDRALFLARYQNVFIAFSTIIKSSPAPENSDKTTIQLFKNYASVTGLMVLPEFRNQGVASKIVERWEEWTYQNQLAGIWLVTRQMADWYQRCFHFSVHGSTIQHGVKKTILSKAL; from the coding sequence ATGAACTTTGATCCATCAGGATCCCAACCAGCCTGCCAAATTATATTAGCAACTTTGAGTGAGGTTGACAGGGCTTTTTCTGATCTCAAAAGAGACATGAATCCCGATTTCGTTCATGTCTTTCTCGACAAGATGCAACGCTACGCCACCAAACCTGATCGTGCTCTTTTCCTTGCCAGGTACCAAAACGTTTTTATTGCATTTAGCACTATAATCAAGAGCTCTCCAGCACCTGAAAACTCAGATAAAACAACAATTCAGCTCTTCAAGAACTATGCCTCCGTAACCGGGCTTATGGTCCTTCCTGAATTCAGAAACCAGGGTGTTGCCTCGAAAATTGTTGAACGGTGGGAGGAATGGACTTACCAGAATCAACTCGCTGGTATCTGGCTAGTCACCAGGCAAATGGCTGATTGGTATCAGCGTTGTTTTCACTTCTCGGTACACGGAAGCACAATCCAGCATGGAGTAAAAAAAACAATACTTAGCAAAGCCCTATGA
- a CDS encoding Lcl domain-containing protein has protein sequence MHTWLVTLCFILLSGCADGVKTEQFTTNTETALDKTTDLMWATTDNRENLTHQEAVAYCEAYEGGGFNDWRMPKTAELQELIKSKIGPSGEVINLSSSLVWASETDDSKGAFCNFKAGKCAWMEQVISISLRALPVRETKTTNEASPPPLTKPKSIEQRLQILDLLRKQKLISEEEYVLKKTAILDEL, from the coding sequence ATGCATACATGGCTAGTTACCCTCTGTTTCATACTGCTTTCAGGGTGTGCAGACGGAGTCAAAACTGAACAGTTTACAACAAACACTGAAACAGCACTGGACAAAACAACAGATCTTATGTGGGCAACCACTGATAACAGAGAAAATCTGACCCACCAGGAAGCGGTAGCGTATTGCGAAGCTTATGAAGGGGGAGGTTTTAATGACTGGCGTATGCCTAAAACGGCTGAACTCCAGGAACTCATCAAATCCAAAATAGGGCCGAGCGGAGAAGTAATCAATCTTTCCAGCAGCCTGGTATGGGCCTCCGAAACAGATGACAGTAAAGGAGCATTTTGCAATTTCAAAGCAGGCAAGTGTGCCTGGATGGAACAGGTAATATCAATATCCCTGCGTGCACTTCCGGTACGTGAAACAAAAACCACAAATGAAGCCTCTCCCCCCCCACTAACAAAACCTAAATCCATTGAACAGCGACTCCAGATTCTGGATCTCCTCCGTAAACAGAAGCTTATTTCTGAAGAGGAATATGTGCTAAAAAAAACAGCTATCCTCGATGAACTTTGA
- a CDS encoding serine/threonine protein kinase, protein MPSLNSIPHPDSFPELGPDTVLNLVESALDIRCSNICRQLNSYINRVFELQAVDGKGLVIKFYRPGRWSKTAIQDEHDFLLELHKQEIPVIPPLIQSNGETLGVHQENLYFSVFPRCGGRSYDEFNEDQWLEIGRLIGRSHAVGAIHPANNRITMLPGQSTTDQIAFILKSGVIKQAPVASRFAAICTEILSEIKPMFEGVALARIHGDCHFSNIIYRPGESFFLIDFDDMVMGPAIQDLWMLLPGTPRESLFEIDLFLEGYETFHHFDRRTLRLVEPLRAMRFLHYIAWLTHQFIADGATPIFPEFGSSEYWHTEIADLEDQLKRIRKSDGETGNMT, encoded by the coding sequence ATGCCTTCCCTTAACAGCATCCCCCATCCTGACTCATTCCCGGAACTTGGCCCGGATACGGTACTTAACCTTGTGGAAAGTGCTCTTGATATCCGCTGTAGCAATATCTGCAGGCAACTCAACAGCTACATAAACCGTGTTTTTGAACTTCAAGCTGTAGATGGTAAAGGACTGGTAATAAAATTCTACAGACCCGGGCGCTGGTCAAAGACTGCTATTCAGGATGAACACGATTTTCTTCTTGAGCTCCATAAGCAGGAAATCCCTGTAATTCCTCCGCTGATTCAGAGCAATGGCGAAACCCTGGGAGTACACCAGGAAAATCTCTACTTCAGTGTCTTTCCTCGCTGCGGCGGACGCAGTTATGATGAATTCAATGAAGATCAATGGTTGGAAATAGGTCGCCTCATAGGACGCAGTCATGCCGTGGGTGCTATTCATCCGGCAAATAATAGAATTACTATGCTTCCAGGCCAATCGACCACGGACCAGATTGCCTTTATCCTGAAAAGTGGCGTCATCAAACAGGCTCCAGTGGCATCCAGATTTGCGGCAATTTGCACCGAAATCCTCTCTGAGATAAAACCGATGTTTGAGGGTGTAGCACTTGCAAGAATCCATGGGGATTGCCATTTTTCCAACATCATCTACCGCCCGGGAGAATCATTTTTTCTTATCGATTTTGATGATATGGTCATGGGACCTGCTATTCAGGATCTCTGGATGCTGCTGCCTGGCACCCCACGGGAATCACTTTTTGAAATCGATCTCTTCCTCGAAGGGTATGAAACCTTTCATCATTTTGACAGACGTACTCTGCGTCTGGTTGAGCCTCTTCGTGCCATGCGTTTTCTCCACTATATCGCCTGGCTGACCCACCAATTTATTGCTGATGGGGCAACGCCTATTTTTCCAGAATTTGGTTCTTCTGAATACTGGCATACGGAAATTGCCGACCTTGAAGATCAACTCAAGCGGATACGAAAAAGTGATGGCGAAACTGGTAATATGACATAA
- the sbtM gene encoding thio(seleno)oxazole modification radical SAM maturase SbtM codes for MYKSHVDCSGDGLEASLRSPIRQKKAPVPERGKEYILLYKRPGDGAIHVAPATDMQLLALKMLIENLDRHTVAKEADVDIGKIDAAIEEACKQGVLLSSPSKLVRPGTHYPDAGADGWQRHLQSDYFTLQWHVTQACDLHCKHCYDRSTISPLTLDQGITILDQFRDFVLEQKVHGQVTFTGGNPLLYAHFQELYREAAKRNFTIAILGNPTTREVIESLQNIQPLSFYQVSLEGLPEHNDSIRGTGHFERIMEFLKILDDLSIYSMVMLTLTRENMGQVLELAEILRGKVNLFTFNRLSQTGEGAALATADKEEYRKFLEEYLEAAKSNPTMALKDNLINIIRSDHKEKPFGGCTGFGCGAAFNFCSLLPNGDMHACRKFQSPIGNVLESSLLELYRSKVAEQYRTGPSECRGCKIRPVCGGCQAVIQSSGLDVRLNRDPYCFVDD; via the coding sequence TTGTATAAATCCCACGTTGACTGTTCTGGCGATGGATTGGAAGCATCTCTGCGAAGTCCTATACGACAAAAAAAGGCCCCTGTTCCGGAACGGGGGAAGGAGTATATTCTTCTCTATAAACGACCGGGTGATGGTGCGATACACGTGGCTCCTGCAACGGATATGCAGCTTCTTGCTTTGAAAATGCTTATCGAGAACCTTGACCGTCACACAGTGGCTAAAGAAGCGGATGTTGATATAGGAAAGATTGATGCCGCTATAGAAGAGGCCTGTAAACAGGGAGTTCTGTTGTCCTCTCCGTCTAAACTTGTGCGACCGGGAACTCATTATCCGGACGCGGGGGCGGATGGTTGGCAGCGCCACCTCCAGTCTGATTATTTCACCCTCCAGTGGCATGTAACTCAGGCCTGTGACCTTCATTGTAAACACTGTTATGACCGCTCAACCATTTCCCCGTTGACGCTGGATCAGGGAATAACGATTCTTGATCAGTTCCGGGACTTTGTTCTTGAACAGAAGGTGCATGGTCAGGTGACTTTTACCGGCGGTAATCCTCTTCTTTATGCTCATTTTCAAGAACTGTACCGAGAGGCGGCAAAACGCAATTTTACTATTGCAATTCTTGGCAACCCTACGACCAGGGAAGTTATTGAATCTTTGCAGAACATTCAGCCTCTCTCCTTTTATCAGGTGAGTCTCGAGGGATTGCCAGAGCACAACGATTCCATAAGAGGGACGGGGCATTTCGAACGAATTATGGAGTTTTTGAAGATTCTGGATGATCTCTCCATCTATTCCATGGTGATGTTGACCTTAACCCGTGAAAATATGGGTCAGGTACTGGAGCTTGCTGAAATTCTTCGTGGGAAGGTTAACCTCTTCACATTTAACCGTCTTTCCCAGACCGGAGAAGGTGCTGCACTTGCCACTGCGGATAAGGAAGAGTATCGGAAGTTCCTGGAGGAGTATCTAGAGGCAGCAAAATCGAATCCGACGATGGCCCTGAAGGATAATCTGATTAATATTATCAGATCCGATCATAAGGAGAAACCATTTGGAGGCTGCACTGGTTTTGGCTGCGGTGCTGCTTTCAATTTCTGTTCTCTTTTACCGAACGGAGACATGCATGCATGCCGTAAGTTTCAGTCCCCCATCGGGAATGTCCTGGAATCATCATTACTCGAGTTGTATCGATCAAAAGTGGCAGAGCAATACCGGACAGGGCCTTCGGAATGTAGAGGCTGCAAGATTCGTCCTGTTTGCGGTGGTTGTCAGGCTGTTATCCAGTCGAGTGGTCTGGATGTAAGGTTAAATAGAGACCCTTACTGTTTCGTAGATGATTGA